One Bosea sp. 685 DNA segment encodes these proteins:
- a CDS encoding aldose epimerase family protein, with translation MPVEREIFGHLPDGTAIERVTLRRDGGLTARIISYGAALQALLVADSAGAIDDIVLGFDALEPYTRPGCYFGMTVGRYANRIAGGRFVIDGAQVSLACNNGPNALHGGINGFSRKAWRIVSAEDGPVPSLTLTCRSRDGEEGYPGTVETRLSYSLPTPYELLLEITATSDRATVVNLTNHSFFNLDGTTAGDILQHRLQIAADHFLAVDETAIPLQEPPRDVTGTPFDFRQPHPIGARIRHPDEQLRRGRGYDHNYCLAPADGLPTDALPTDDLPADDLRLAARVEAPHSGRIMELHTNQPGLQLYSGNFLDGSVAGKHGRLHRQADAFCLEPQIWPDAPNRPDFPSARLTPGMIYRHRTLYRFTA, from the coding sequence ATGCCGGTCGAACGCGAGATCTTTGGGCATCTGCCTGATGGCACCGCCATAGAGCGCGTCACGCTCAGGCGCGACGGCGGGCTGACGGCGCGCATCATCAGCTATGGCGCCGCTCTCCAGGCGCTGCTGGTGGCCGACAGCGCTGGGGCGATCGACGACATCGTCCTCGGCTTTGACGCGCTCGAGCCCTATACCCGGCCGGGCTGCTATTTCGGCATGACGGTCGGGCGCTACGCCAACCGCATTGCCGGCGGCCGCTTCGTCATCGACGGGGCGCAGGTTTCGCTTGCCTGCAACAATGGCCCCAATGCGTTGCATGGCGGCATCAACGGCTTCAGCCGCAAGGCGTGGCGGATCGTCTCGGCAGAGGATGGCCCCGTTCCGTCGCTGACGCTTACCTGCCGCAGCCGCGATGGCGAGGAAGGTTATCCCGGCACGGTCGAGACCCGGTTGAGTTATAGCCTGCCAACTCCATACGAACTCCTGCTCGAGATCACCGCAACGAGCGACCGGGCGACGGTGGTCAACCTGACCAATCACAGCTTCTTCAATCTCGACGGCACCACGGCAGGCGACATCCTCCAGCACCGGCTGCAGATCGCCGCCGATCATTTCCTTGCTGTGGACGAGACCGCGATCCCGTTGCAGGAGCCGCCGCGAGACGTCACTGGCACGCCGTTCGATTTCCGCCAGCCCCATCCGATCGGCGCCCGCATCCGGCACCCCGACGAACAATTGCGGCGTGGCCGCGGCTACGACCATAATTACTGCCTGGCTCCTGCGGATGGCTTGCCGACAGATGCCTTGCCGACGGACGACTTGCCGGCGGATGATTTGCGTTTGGCCGCTCGCGTCGAGGCGCCCCACTCCGGGCGGATCATGGAGCTCCACACCAACCAGCCCGGCCTCCAGCTCTATTCCGGCAATTTTCTCGACGGCAGCGTGGCGGGAAAGCATGGCAGGCTTCACCGCCAGGCCGACGCCTTTTGCCTGGAACCGCAGATCTGGCCCGACGCACCCAATCGCCCGGATTTCCCATCGGCCAGGCTGACGCCGGGCATGATCTACCGACATCGCACGCTCTATCGCTTCACCGCCTGA
- a CDS encoding LacI family DNA-binding transcriptional regulator yields the protein MGAEETGVIGRATLERATLEDVARAAGVSLATADRVVNRRDGVRDKTIARVEAAVSRLGYRADPAAARLARNQNFRFLFVLPSGANSFMTMLGEQVARTAEWLAAQRAFIDVEHVDVFDADALARVLEGVLPGYHGVATIALDHPRVRAAIDDLTDRGVPVVTLVSDVPSARRLHYVGIDNPAAGRTAATLMGRFLRGRQGVVAVVAGSLSLRDHAERLYGFNQVMAREFPDLIMLPAVQGRDDNEQTLAATEALLRQHADLVGLYNAGAGNRGIAAALQQAGRAQDIVWIAHELTPHTRRFLLHGDIDAIISQDPGHEARSAARVLLAYCSGDRLVADQERIGIDIFLRDNLP from the coding sequence ATGGGGGCTGAAGAGACAGGGGTCATCGGCCGGGCGACGCTGGAGCGGGCGACGCTGGAGGATGTCGCGCGCGCCGCGGGCGTGTCGCTCGCGACTGCTGACCGCGTCGTCAACCGCCGCGACGGCGTGCGCGACAAGACGATCGCGCGGGTCGAGGCGGCCGTCTCCAGGCTCGGCTACCGGGCCGATCCTGCAGCCGCCCGTCTCGCCCGCAATCAGAACTTCCGCTTCCTCTTCGTGCTGCCCAGCGGAGCCAACAGCTTCATGACCATGCTGGGCGAGCAGGTCGCGCGCACCGCCGAGTGGCTCGCCGCCCAGCGCGCCTTCATCGATGTGGAGCATGTCGACGTGTTTGATGCCGATGCGCTGGCGCGCGTCCTCGAGGGCGTCTTGCCGGGCTATCACGGCGTTGCGACGATCGCGCTCGATCATCCGCGCGTGCGCGCCGCGATCGACGATCTCACCGACCGCGGCGTTCCCGTCGTCACCCTAGTCTCCGATGTGCCCAGCGCGCGGCGCCTGCATTATGTCGGCATCGACAATCCTGCTGCGGGGCGCACCGCGGCGACGCTGATGGGCCGCTTCCTGCGCGGCCGCCAGGGCGTCGTCGCTGTGGTCGCCGGCTCGCTTTCGCTACGCGACCATGCCGAGCGCCTCTATGGCTTCAATCAGGTCATGGCGCGCGAATTTCCTGATCTGATCATGCTTCCGGCGGTCCAGGGGCGCGACGACAACGAGCAAACGCTGGCAGCGACAGAGGCCCTGTTACGGCAGCATGCTGATCTCGTCGGTCTCTATAATGCCGGCGCCGGCAACCGTGGCATCGCGGCAGCGCTGCAGCAGGCCGGTCGTGCCCAGGACATCGTCTGGATCGCTCATGAATTGACGCCGCATACGCGGCGCTTCCTGCTGCACGGCGACATCGACGCGATCATCAGCCAGGATCCAGGCCACGAAGCGCGCTCGGCGGCGCGCGTACTGCTGGCATATTGCTCAGGCGATCGGCTGGTGGCGGATCAGGAGCGCATCGGGATCGACATCTTCCTGCGGGACAATCTGCCTTGA
- a CDS encoding carbohydrate ABC transporter permease, with amino-acid sequence MSDTSIVGRRPLDLVLVYKVLFLALVAAFVAVPLLATLLGGFKTLGELRTNPFGLPETWEWQNYTGILLSKRYWQLLGNSFVIGSFTVVLTLIVASMAAFAFAHIHFFGSSMLLSYLTMGLLFPAATAILPLFIKVRDLGLLDNYFGVILPQVAFSLAMSILLLRRFFKDLPHELLEAALVDGCSYFGFFRHVTLPLSRPILATVGTITFVHSWNSYLLPLVMLNSEQLYPWPLGIMIYQGEFSSEWHLILAFITLTLLPTILLFIFAQKHIVAGLTAGAVKG; translated from the coding sequence ATGAGTGACACGTCCATCGTTGGCCGCCGGCCGCTCGATCTCGTCCTGGTCTACAAGGTGCTGTTCCTCGCGCTGGTGGCGGCATTCGTCGCCGTGCCGCTGCTGGCGACCTTGCTCGGCGGCTTCAAGACGCTCGGTGAGCTGCGCACCAATCCGTTCGGCCTGCCGGAGACCTGGGAGTGGCAGAACTACACCGGCATCCTGCTGTCCAAACGCTACTGGCAGTTGCTGGGAAACTCGTTCGTAATCGGGAGCTTCACCGTCGTCCTGACGCTGATCGTGGCGTCGATGGCGGCCTTCGCCTTCGCTCACATCCATTTTTTCGGCAGCTCCATGCTGCTGAGCTATCTCACCATGGGATTGTTGTTCCCGGCCGCCACCGCCATCCTGCCGCTCTTCATCAAGGTTCGCGATCTCGGCCTGCTGGACAATTATTTCGGCGTCATTCTGCCTCAGGTCGCCTTCAGCCTGGCCATGAGCATCCTGCTCCTGCGGCGCTTCTTCAAGGATCTGCCCCACGAACTGCTGGAGGCCGCGCTCGTCGATGGTTGCAGCTACTTCGGCTTCTTCCGTCATGTGACGCTGCCTCTGTCGCGGCCGATTCTCGCGACCGTCGGCACCATCACCTTCGTCCACAGCTGGAACAGCTACCTGCTGCCTCTGGTGATGCTGAATTCCGAACAGCTTTATCCCTGGCCGCTCGGCATCATGATCTATCAGGGCGAATTCTCGTCGGAATGGCACCTGATCCTGGCGTTTATCACGCTGACCCTGCTGCCGACGATCCTGCTCTTCATCTTTGCTCAGAAACACATCGTCGCGGGCCTCACCGCCGGTGCGGTCAAGGGCTGA
- a CDS encoding extracellular solute-binding protein produces MRFLTRLALAAAGLTLAAGAAAAQTTVRWLHLEQNPAQVKIWEEVARRFEAKNTGVKVEMQFLENEAYKAKLPTILQSKDRPHILYSWAGGVLKAQVEAGVLEDVTNSVGAYKDNLSASAVAAFAVDGKLYGLPYTVSQVGFMYNKDLFAKAGVDGGAIKTWDDFLAAVKTLKAAGVTPIAVGGQDKWPLHFYWTHLAVRLGGKPAFEAALKGQDGGFEGETFQKAGELMKQLVDLEPFQNGFLGFKNQQALGFFGDGKAAMNLAISSHSATQRALAADKKGISEEKLGWFDFPMPAGGKGRSSDTLGGVNGWIITKGAPKEAVEFVKFFISDEVQRELAKQNFIIPTFKGAEAALSAAFMQNVARNIAASQYHQNFYDQDLGPSVGRVVNDATAEIAGGSMTPKQAAKAIQDAFKQGN; encoded by the coding sequence ATGCGATTTCTCACGAGGCTGGCGCTCGCCGCCGCAGGATTGACGTTGGCCGCCGGCGCAGCGGCCGCGCAGACCACCGTCCGCTGGCTCCACCTCGAGCAGAACCCCGCCCAGGTGAAGATCTGGGAGGAGGTCGCCCGGCGCTTCGAGGCCAAGAACACCGGCGTCAAGGTCGAGATGCAGTTCCTCGAGAACGAGGCCTACAAGGCCAAGCTTCCGACCATCCTGCAGTCCAAGGACCGGCCGCACATTCTCTACTCCTGGGCCGGCGGCGTGCTGAAAGCCCAGGTCGAGGCCGGGGTTCTGGAGGATGTCACGAACAGCGTCGGCGCCTACAAGGACAATCTGTCGGCGAGCGCGGTCGCGGCCTTCGCGGTCGATGGCAAGCTCTATGGCCTGCCTTACACGGTCTCGCAGGTCGGCTTCATGTACAACAAGGATCTCTTCGCCAAGGCTGGCGTCGACGGCGGCGCGATCAAGACTTGGGACGATTTCCTGGCTGCGGTGAAGACGCTCAAGGCTGCCGGTGTCACGCCGATCGCCGTTGGCGGGCAGGACAAGTGGCCGCTGCATTTCTACTGGACGCATCTGGCGGTCCGGCTCGGCGGCAAGCCGGCATTCGAGGCTGCGCTCAAGGGCCAGGATGGCGGCTTTGAAGGCGAGACCTTCCAGAAAGCCGGCGAGTTGATGAAGCAGCTCGTCGATCTCGAACCGTTCCAGAACGGCTTCCTCGGTTTCAAGAACCAGCAGGCGCTCGGCTTCTTCGGTGATGGCAAGGCCGCGATGAATCTCGCGATCTCGAGTCACTCAGCGACGCAGCGCGCGCTGGCTGCCGACAAGAAGGGCATCTCCGAGGAGAAGCTGGGTTGGTTTGACTTCCCGATGCCCGCCGGCGGCAAGGGCCGGTCGTCCGATACGCTCGGCGGCGTCAATGGCTGGATCATCACCAAGGGCGCGCCGAAGGAGGCGGTGGAGTTCGTCAAGTTCTTCATCTCCGACGAGGTCCAGCGCGAGCTCGCCAAGCAGAACTTCATCATCCCGACCTTCAAGGGGGCGGAAGCAGCCTTGAGCGCCGCCTTCATGCAGAACGTGGCCAGGAACATCGCCGCTTCCCAATACCACCAGAACTTCTACGACCAGGATCTGGGCCCCTCGGTCGGCCGGGTGGTGAACGACGCGACGGCTGAGATCGCCGGCGGCTCGATGACGCCGAAACAGGCCGCCAAGGCGATCCAGGACGCCTTCAAGCAAGGTAATTGA
- a CDS encoding ATP-binding protein, producing the protein MIARRIFPELVELIDSYPAVALLGPRQVGKTTLAHAIADQWPSIYLDLESDADRAKLSEPELYFAQHDEKLVILDEVHRLPDLFQNLRGIIDRGRRAGRRTGRFLLLGSASIELMKQSGESLAGRIAYLELGPLSGLEVQADQINRLWVRGGFPDSYLASNDRTSARWRQDFIRTYLERDIPQLGPRIPAETLRRFWTMLAHHQSGLLNAAEFARSLGVDGKTVAGYLDLMVDLLLVRRLEPWHANSGKRLVKSPRAYVRDSGLCHTLLGLATLEDVLGHPVAGPSWEGFVIETLITAAPSGTQANFYRTSAGAEIDLLLTLPGGRPWAIEIKRSLAPKVERGFHHACEDIDPERRIVVYPGVERYPLKDGIEAMPLALAGREIMQL; encoded by the coding sequence ATGATCGCGCGCAGAATTTTTCCTGAGTTGGTCGAATTGATCGATAGCTATCCGGCGGTGGCTCTTCTGGGACCACGCCAGGTCGGAAAGACCACGTTGGCTCACGCGATCGCGGATCAGTGGCCGTCGATTTACCTCGACCTCGAATCCGACGCCGATCGAGCGAAACTGTCGGAGCCAGAGCTATATTTCGCGCAACACGATGAGAAGCTCGTCATTCTCGACGAGGTTCATCGCTTACCTGACCTGTTTCAGAATCTGCGCGGCATCATCGATCGTGGCCGGCGAGCTGGACGTAGGACGGGCCGGTTTCTCCTGTTGGGTTCAGCCTCGATCGAACTGATGAAGCAATCGGGAGAGAGCCTCGCGGGTCGCATCGCTTATTTGGAGCTGGGACCCTTGAGCGGTCTTGAGGTTCAGGCTGACCAGATCAATCGGCTCTGGGTGCGTGGTGGATTTCCAGACAGCTATCTCGCGTCAAACGACAGAACCAGCGCAAGGTGGCGCCAGGATTTCATTCGGACCTATCTTGAGCGCGACATTCCCCAGTTGGGGCCGCGGATACCAGCGGAAACGCTCAGGCGGTTCTGGACAATGCTGGCGCATCATCAGTCGGGGCTCCTTAACGCAGCCGAGTTTGCCAGATCTCTTGGTGTCGACGGTAAAACCGTCGCAGGTTACCTGGATCTCATGGTCGACCTGCTGCTCGTCAGACGGCTCGAACCATGGCACGCCAATTCTGGCAAACGCCTTGTGAAATCTCCACGAGCCTATGTGCGAGACAGTGGACTTTGCCACACGCTGCTTGGCCTTGCGACGCTTGAAGATGTTCTTGGCCACCCGGTGGCGGGGCCCAGCTGGGAAGGCTTTGTGATCGAAACTTTGATCACGGCCGCACCCTCTGGGACCCAGGCGAATTTCTATCGGACGTCAGCAGGTGCTGAAATTGACCTCTTGCTGACACTGCCAGGCGGGCGCCCCTGGGCGATCGAGATTAAGAGGAGCCTGGCGCCGAAAGTAGAAAGAGGCTTTCATCACGCTTGTGAGGATATAGATCCCGAGCGGCGCATCGTCGTCTATCCCGGCGTCGAGCGATATCCGCTCAAGGATGGGATCGAGGCAATGCCCCTTGCCTTGGCTGGGCGGGAAATCATGCAACTGTAA
- a CDS encoding SDR family NAD(P)-dependent oxidoreductase, whose translation MAAVYRDLAGKVVLVTGGASGIGAAISRRFAEQGSTVVLFDIMRDSGEALAQELRAAGLAAHFQSVDLTDIPALRAGIEQARALHGPIDILVNNAAHDERHATEEVTPEYWDDRIAVNLKHQFFAAQAVLPDMKANNGGAIINFGSTSWMAGQGGMAAYTASKSGVIGLTRSLARDYGAYNIRVNAIAPGWIMTERQIEKWLTPESEAELMRRQCLKRRLTPDELAKFTVFLASDEASACTAQHYVVDGGWV comes from the coding sequence ATGGCTGCCGTCTATCGCGATCTTGCCGGCAAGGTGGTTCTGGTCACAGGCGGCGCCTCGGGCATCGGCGCGGCGATTTCGCGCCGATTTGCCGAGCAGGGATCGACCGTGGTGCTGTTCGACATCATGCGCGACAGCGGCGAGGCGCTGGCGCAGGAGCTGCGCGCGGCTGGATTGGCGGCGCATTTCCAATCTGTCGACCTGACCGACATCCCGGCACTGAGGGCCGGCATCGAACAGGCGCGCGCGCTGCATGGGCCGATAGACATCCTCGTGAACAATGCCGCCCATGATGAGCGACATGCGACCGAGGAGGTTACGCCGGAGTATTGGGACGACCGGATCGCGGTCAATCTGAAGCACCAGTTCTTCGCGGCGCAGGCAGTGCTGCCGGACATGAAGGCCAACAATGGCGGCGCCATCATCAACTTCGGATCGACCTCCTGGATGGCGGGTCAAGGCGGCATGGCCGCCTACACCGCCAGCAAATCCGGCGTGATCGGCCTCACCCGCTCGCTGGCGCGGGATTACGGCGCCTACAACATCCGCGTGAACGCCATCGCGCCTGGCTGGATCATGACCGAGCGACAGATCGAGAAATGGCTGACACCGGAAAGCGAGGCTGAGCTGATGCGGCGGCAATGTCTCAAGCGCCGGCTGACGCCGGACGAATTGGCGAAGTTCACCGTATTCCTCGCATCGGATGAAGCGTCAGCCTGCACCGCGCAGCATTATGTCGTGGATGGCGGGTGGGTTTAG
- a CDS encoding ThuA domain-containing protein, producing the protein MRKAMIVWGGWAGHDPDLCASMMRGWLKAEGFEVRVETSTEAFLDPAIRDLSLIVPIYTMSKIEKPEARALCDAVRGGVGLAGHHGGMCDAFRDSVDYQFMCGGQWVAHPGNIIDYKVDIARPDDPIMAGISGFEHRSEQYYMHVDPANEVLATTRFSGEHASWIDGVEMPVVWKKRYGEGRVFYCALGHRAYELDLPEIRTMLTRGMLWAAR; encoded by the coding sequence ATGCGTAAGGCAATGATCGTATGGGGCGGCTGGGCGGGTCACGATCCCGATCTCTGCGCTTCGATGATGAGGGGCTGGCTGAAGGCTGAAGGCTTCGAGGTGCGCGTCGAGACCTCGACGGAGGCCTTCCTCGATCCCGCGATCCGCGATCTCTCCCTGATCGTGCCGATCTACACGATGTCGAAGATCGAGAAGCCCGAGGCGCGGGCGCTGTGCGATGCCGTTCGCGGCGGCGTCGGGCTCGCCGGCCATCACGGCGGCATGTGCGACGCGTTCCGCGATTCTGTGGACTACCAGTTCATGTGCGGCGGCCAGTGGGTTGCCCATCCCGGCAACATCATCGACTACAAGGTCGATATTGCGAGGCCCGATGACCCGATCATGGCTGGCATCTCCGGTTTTGAGCACCGTTCGGAGCAGTACTACATGCATGTCGACCCCGCCAACGAGGTCCTGGCGACGACGCGGTTCAGCGGCGAGCATGCCTCCTGGATCGACGGCGTCGAGATGCCGGTCGTGTGGAAGAAACGCTATGGGGAGGGCCGGGTATTCTACTGCGCGCTGGGGCACCGCGCCTATGAGCTGGATCTACCGGAGATCCGCACCATGCTGACGCGCGGGATGCTCTGGGCGGCGCGATAA
- a CDS encoding sugar ABC transporter permease produces MSQYSGAAVISGKPAASGARRRAATDGRLASLLLFLPPALLLFTLFVVLPIGEAAWYSGFNWNGFGSPTRWIGFDNYRFVFDTRGFGTAFRNNLLIIAVSLVIQLPLALTLALILADKFRGSVALRMLFFLPYVLAEVATGLIFSFIYDGNYGLLASIYRTFGAEAPHLLASTQTSMLAILVVVIWKYFGFHMMLFIAALQGMDRNLVEAARIDGASRWQVLRHVVIPLLYPTIRLSVFFAVVGSLQLFDLVMPLTRGGPADSSNTMVTFLYNHGVSRMRVGYGSAIGVILFVICVTFAITYKRWFMRDE; encoded by the coding sequence ATGTCTCAGTACAGCGGAGCAGCCGTCATCAGCGGCAAGCCTGCAGCGTCCGGTGCTCGCCGGAGAGCGGCGACCGACGGGCGCCTCGCTTCGCTCCTGCTGTTCCTGCCGCCGGCGCTGTTGCTGTTCACACTGTTCGTGGTGCTGCCGATCGGCGAGGCGGCCTGGTATTCCGGCTTCAACTGGAACGGGTTTGGCAGCCCGACGCGCTGGATCGGCTTCGACAATTACCGCTTCGTCTTCGATACGCGCGGCTTCGGCACGGCGTTTCGCAACAACCTGTTGATCATCGCGGTGTCGCTGGTGATCCAGCTGCCTCTGGCACTGACGCTGGCTCTCATTCTCGCCGACAAGTTTCGCGGCTCGGTGGCGCTGCGAATGCTGTTCTTCCTGCCCTATGTGCTGGCCGAGGTCGCGACCGGCCTGATCTTCAGCTTCATCTACGACGGCAATTATGGGCTTCTGGCATCCATCTACAGGACGTTTGGGGCTGAGGCGCCGCACCTGCTCGCCAGCACGCAGACCTCGATGCTGGCCATCCTGGTGGTCGTCATCTGGAAGTATTTCGGCTTCCACATGATGCTGTTCATCGCCGCACTGCAGGGCATGGACCGCAATCTGGTCGAGGCGGCGCGGATCGACGGCGCCTCGCGCTGGCAGGTGCTGCGCCATGTGGTGATCCCCCTGCTTTACCCGACGATCCGCCTCTCGGTGTTCTTTGCCGTCGTCGGCTCACTGCAGCTCTTCGACCTCGTCATGCCGCTGACCCGGGGCGGGCCGGCCGACTCCTCCAACACGATGGTCACTTTCCTTTACAACCACGGCGTCTCGCGCATGCGCGTCGGCTATGGCAGCGCCATCGGCGTGATCCTGTTCGTGATCTGCGTGACCTTCGCCATCACCTACAAACGCTGGTTCATGCGCGATGAGTGA
- a CDS encoding Gfo/Idh/MocA family oxidoreductase — protein sequence MRKVGIGVIGCGNISTKYLEAIRQFPMVELKAVADMRSAAAEKRGAEFGVPGLRVGELLKRDDVEIVVNLTVPLAHTDVSLAVLNAGKHVHSEKPLGINTVEARKVMDLAAQKDLRVGCAPDTFLGGGHQTARKLIDDGAIGTPVAGSAFFGCPGHESWHPAPGFYYLRGGGPMLDMGPYYITDLVQLLGPVAGVMGSTARPRSERRVTSQPMNGALIPVEVATHVAGTLEFESGAVVSITMSFDVPQHTHSPIEIHGDKASLLVPDPNKFGGEVKIAKPRGSWESVALSHGHADGEFRSIGVADMAAAIIAGRPHRASGALAFHVLEVMEAFQKSADEGRRIKIESRVERPAPLPAGRTTGQID from the coding sequence ATGCGCAAAGTCGGAATCGGCGTCATTGGCTGCGGCAACATCAGCACGAAATATCTCGAGGCGATCAGGCAGTTTCCGATGGTGGAGCTCAAGGCCGTCGCAGATATGCGCAGCGCCGCGGCGGAGAAGCGCGGCGCCGAGTTCGGCGTGCCCGGGCTGCGCGTGGGCGAACTCCTCAAGCGCGACGACGTCGAGATCGTCGTCAATCTGACCGTGCCGCTCGCCCATACCGATGTCAGCCTCGCGGTGCTCAATGCCGGCAAGCATGTCCACTCCGAGAAGCCGCTTGGCATCAACACGGTCGAGGCCCGCAAGGTCATGGACCTCGCCGCCCAGAAAGATCTGCGCGTCGGCTGCGCGCCGGACACCTTCCTCGGCGGTGGCCACCAGACCGCGCGGAAGCTGATCGACGACGGCGCGATCGGCACGCCGGTCGCCGGCAGCGCCTTTTTCGGCTGCCCCGGCCATGAGAGCTGGCATCCGGCGCCGGGTTTCTACTATCTGCGCGGCGGCGGCCCGATGCTCGACATGGGGCCCTACTACATCACGGATCTGGTGCAGTTGCTGGGGCCGGTGGCCGGCGTGATGGGCTCGACGGCGCGGCCGCGCTCCGAGAGGCGCGTCACCAGCCAGCCGATGAACGGGGCGCTGATCCCGGTCGAGGTCGCAACCCATGTCGCCGGGACGCTGGAGTTCGAGAGCGGTGCCGTGGTCTCGATCACGATGAGCTTCGACGTGCCTCAGCACACCCATTCGCCGATCGAGATCCATGGCGACAAGGCAAGCCTGCTGGTGCCCGATCCGAATAAATTCGGCGGCGAGGTCAAGATCGCCAAGCCGCGGGGCAGTTGGGAATCGGTTGCCCTTTCGCATGGTCATGCCGATGGCGAGTTCCGCTCGATCGGCGTTGCCGACATGGCCGCCGCGATCATTGCAGGCCGCCCGCATCGCGCCAGCGGCGCACTCGCCTTCCACGTCCTCGAGGTGATGGAGGCATTCCAGAAATCGGCCGATGAGGGGCGCCGGATCAAAATCGAGAGCCGTGTCGAGAGACCAGCTCCTCTGCCCGCCGGGCGTACGACCGGCCAGATCGACTGA
- the ytfQ gene encoding galactofuranose ABC transporter, galactofuranose-binding protein YtfQ: MTTLLAATMLAGGLNAASAAELTVGFSQIGSESGWRAAETSVSKSEAKKRNITLKIADAQQKQENQIKAIRSFVAQGVDAIFLAPVVSSGWDSVLKEAKEAKIPVILLDRDIDPAGKELYLTAVTSDSVHEGEVAGKWLAKTVGSKPCNVVELQGTVGASVATNRKKGFDTAIASASNIKVVRSQTGDFTRAKGKEVMESFIKAEGGDKSICAVYAHNDDMMVGAIQAMKEAGLKPGKDVLTVSIDAVPDIFKAIAAGEANATVELTPDMAGPAFDALTAYKSKGTVPPKWIQTESKLYTAADNPQKVYDSKKGLGY; encoded by the coding sequence ATGACCACGCTGCTTGCCGCGACCATGCTGGCCGGCGGTCTCAATGCCGCCAGCGCGGCGGAACTCACCGTCGGCTTTTCACAGATCGGCTCGGAATCGGGCTGGCGCGCAGCCGAGACCTCGGTCTCCAAGAGCGAGGCCAAGAAGCGCAATATCACGCTCAAGATCGCCGATGCGCAGCAGAAGCAGGAGAACCAGATCAAGGCGATCCGCTCCTTCGTCGCGCAGGGCGTCGACGCGATCTTCCTCGCGCCCGTCGTCTCGAGCGGCTGGGATTCCGTGCTGAAGGAAGCCAAGGAAGCCAAAATCCCCGTCATCCTGCTTGATCGCGACATCGATCCGGCGGGCAAGGAGCTTTATCTGACCGCCGTGACCTCCGACAGCGTCCATGAGGGCGAGGTCGCCGGCAAGTGGCTCGCCAAGACGGTCGGCTCCAAGCCCTGCAACGTCGTCGAGCTGCAGGGCACGGTCGGCGCCAGCGTCGCGACCAACCGCAAGAAGGGCTTCGATACGGCGATCGCATCAGCCTCCAACATCAAGGTCGTGCGCAGCCAGACCGGCGACTTCACCCGCGCCAAGGGCAAGGAAGTGATGGAGAGCTTCATCAAGGCCGAGGGTGGCGACAAGTCGATCTGCGCCGTCTATGCGCATAACGACGACATGATGGTGGGCGCGATCCAGGCCATGAAGGAAGCCGGCCTGAAGCCCGGCAAGGACGTGCTGACCGTCTCGATCGACGCGGTGCCCGACATCTTCAAGGCGATCGCGGCCGGCGAGGCCAATGCCACGGTCGAATTGACGCCAGACATGGCAGGCCCCGCCTTCGACGCGCTGACCGCCTACAAGAGCAAGGGCACAGTGCCACCCAAGTGGATCCAGACCGAATCCAAGCTCTACACCGCCGCCGACAATCCGCAGAAGGTCTACGATTCCAAGAAAGGCCTCGGCTACTGA